A window of Photobacterium sp. GJ3 contains these coding sequences:
- the rpoB gene encoding DNA-directed RNA polymerase subunit beta: MVYSYTEKKRIRKDFGKRPQVLDVPYLLSIQLESFDKFIEQDPEGHYGLEAAFRSVFPIQSYNGNSELQYVSYRLGEPVFDVKECQIRGVTYSAPLRVKLRLVMYDKDAPAGTVKDIKEQEVYMGEIPLMTDNGTFVINGTERVIVSQLHRSPGVFFDSDKGKTHSSGKVLYNARIIPYRGSWLDFEFDPKDNVYVRIDRRRKLPASIILRALGYTTEQILDLFFEKINFEVQGKSLVMELIPDRLRGETASFDIEANGTVYVEKGRRITARHIRQLQKDNVDHIEVPVEYIVGKISSRDYVNEETGELIAEANQELSLESLAKLSQAGHKSIQVLFTNDLDYGPYMSDTLRIDSTTDRLSALVEIYRMMRPGEPPTREAAEQLFESLFFTEDRYDLSAVGRMKFNSSLVREETTGPGTLDHDDIIEVMRKLIDIRNGKGEVDDIDHLGNRRIRSVGEMAENQFRVGLVRVERAVKERLSLGDLDNVMPQDLINAKPISAAVKEFFGSSQLSQFMDQNNPLSEVTHKRRISALGPGGLTRERAGFEVRDVHATHYGRLCPIETPEGPNIGLINSLSVFARCNPYGFLETPYRKVVDGKVTDQIDYLSAIEEGQFVIAQANAALEEDGGFTDELITARHKGESGLHPRDHVQYMDVATNQVVSVAASLIPFLEHDDANRALMGANMQRQAVPTLRADKPLVGTGIERAVAVDSGVTAVAKRGGMVQSVDASRIVIKVNEDELVPGEAGIDIYNLTKYTRSNQNTCINQRPTVMPGEPVARGDVLADGPSTDLGELALGQNMRIAFMPWNGYNFEDSILVSERVVQEDRLTTIHIQELSCVARDTKLGAEEITADIPNVGEAALSKLDESGIVYIGAEVKGGDILVGKVTPKGETQLTPEEKLLRAIFGEKASDVKDSSLRVPNSVSGTIIDVQVFTRDGVEKDKRALEIEEMQLKEAKKDITEEFQILEGGLLARVRSLLLSAGYAEDRLSGMDREKLFSQTLDDESLQNQLEQLAEQYDELKAEFDKKFETKRRKITQGDDLAPGVLKIVKVYLAVKRRIQPGDKMAGRHGNKGVISKICPVEDMPYDEKGQTVDIVLNPLGVPSRMNIGQILETHLGLAAKGIGDKINQMLKEQQELHKFREFLQKVYDLGDTRQKVDIASMSDDEVRTLIENLRAGLPIATPVFDGAPEPSIKELLKLGDLPESGQLNLFDGRTGEQFERPVTVGYMYMLKLNHLVDDKMHARSTGSYSLVTQQPLGGKAQFGGQRFGEMEVWALEAYGAAYTLQEMLTVKSDDVNGRTKMYKNIVDGDHRMEPGMPESFNVLLKEIRSLGINIELEDE; encoded by the coding sequence ATGGTTTACTCTTATACCGAGAAAAAGCGTATCCGTAAGGATTTTGGTAAGCGTCCACAAGTATTGGATGTACCTTACTTGCTGTCGATCCAGCTTGAGTCTTTTGATAAGTTCATCGAGCAGGATCCGGAAGGGCATTACGGTCTAGAAGCTGCCTTTCGTTCTGTTTTCCCAATTCAGAGCTATAACGGCAATTCCGAGCTGCAATACGTTAGCTATCGTCTCGGTGAGCCGGTGTTCGATGTCAAAGAATGTCAGATTCGTGGTGTAACGTACTCCGCGCCACTGCGCGTGAAGCTACGTCTTGTTATGTATGACAAGGATGCACCAGCTGGCACCGTCAAAGACATTAAAGAACAAGAAGTTTACATGGGCGAAATTCCGCTCATGACAGATAACGGTACATTCGTTATTAACGGTACCGAGAGGGTTATCGTATCCCAGCTGCACCGTAGCCCGGGCGTCTTTTTCGACAGCGATAAGGGTAAAACCCACTCCTCAGGTAAAGTGCTGTATAACGCACGCATTATTCCATACCGTGGCTCATGGTTGGATTTCGAATTTGATCCGAAGGATAACGTCTACGTTCGTATCGACCGTCGTCGTAAACTGCCTGCGTCTATTATTCTGCGCGCTCTGGGTTACACCACCGAGCAAATTCTTGACCTGTTCTTTGAGAAGATCAATTTCGAAGTGCAAGGCAAGTCCTTGGTGATGGAGCTGATCCCTGACCGTCTGCGTGGGGAAACTGCGAGCTTCGATATCGAAGCAAACGGTACAGTGTACGTTGAGAAAGGCCGCCGAATTACCGCGCGCCATATCCGTCAGCTGCAGAAAGACAATGTAGACCACATCGAAGTGCCTGTTGAGTACATCGTCGGTAAAATTTCTTCACGTGATTACGTGAACGAAGAAACCGGTGAACTGATCGCAGAAGCCAACCAGGAACTAAGCCTGGAAAGCCTGGCGAAACTGTCTCAAGCGGGTCACAAGTCAATTCAGGTGCTGTTTACGAACGACCTGGACTACGGTCCGTACATGTCTGATACCCTGCGTATCGACAGCACGACTGATCGTCTGAGTGCTCTGGTTGAAATCTACCGCATGATGCGCCCTGGTGAGCCACCAACGCGCGAAGCGGCAGAACAGCTGTTCGAAAGCCTGTTCTTCACCGAAGATCGCTATGACCTGTCTGCGGTAGGCCGCATGAAGTTCAACAGCTCTCTGGTTCGTGAAGAAACCACTGGCCCGGGTACGCTGGACCACGATGACATCATCGAAGTCATGCGTAAGCTGATCGACATCCGGAACGGTAAAGGTGAAGTTGATGATATCGACCACCTGGGTAACCGTCGTATCCGTAGTGTTGGTGAAATGGCTGAGAACCAGTTCCGTGTGGGTCTGGTGCGTGTTGAGCGTGCAGTGAAAGAGCGTCTGAGTCTGGGTGACCTGGACAACGTGATGCCTCAGGATCTGATCAACGCCAAACCAATTTCAGCGGCAGTGAAAGAGTTCTTTGGCTCTTCTCAGCTGTCTCAATTTATGGATCAGAACAACCCGCTGTCAGAAGTCACGCACAAGCGTCGTATCTCTGCACTGGGTCCAGGCGGTCTGACGCGTGAGCGTGCGGGCTTTGAAGTTCGAGACGTTCACGCAACGCACTATGGTCGTCTGTGTCCGATCGAGACCCCTGAAGGTCCGAACATCGGTCTGATCAACTCGCTGTCTGTATTTGCGCGTTGTAACCCATACGGTTTCCTGGAAACGCCATACCGTAAAGTGGTTGACGGCAAAGTGACAGACCAGATTGATTATCTGTCTGCGATTGAAGAAGGTCAGTTTGTTATCGCTCAGGCAAACGCCGCGCTTGAAGAAGACGGTGGTTTTACTGATGAACTGATCACGGCTCGTCACAAAGGTGAATCTGGTCTTCACCCACGTGATCACGTCCAGTACATGGACGTTGCAACCAACCAGGTGGTTTCTGTGGCCGCGTCCCTGATCCCATTCCTGGAACACGATGATGCGAACCGCGCCCTGATGGGTGCAAACATGCAACGTCAGGCTGTTCCAACATTGCGTGCAGACAAGCCGCTGGTTGGTACAGGTATTGAGCGTGCGGTTGCGGTTGACTCCGGTGTAACAGCCGTTGCGAAACGTGGTGGTATGGTTCAGTCCGTCGATGCTTCTCGTATCGTGATTAAAGTCAACGAAGACGAGCTGGTACCAGGCGAAGCGGGTATCGATATTTACAACCTGACCAAATACACCCGTTCTAACCAGAACACCTGTATTAACCAGCGTCCGACTGTGATGCCTGGTGAACCTGTTGCACGTGGTGACGTGTTGGCAGATGGTCCTTCAACCGACCTGGGTGAACTGGCTCTGGGCCAGAACATGCGTATCGCGTTCATGCCTTGGAACGGTTACAACTTCGAGGACTCCATCCTGGTGTCTGAGCGTGTTGTTCAGGAAGATCGCCTGACCACTATCCACATTCAGGAACTGTCCTGTGTGGCACGTGATACCAAGCTGGGTGCTGAAGAAATCACAGCAGATATCCCGAACGTGGGTGAAGCTGCCCTGTCCAAACTGGACGAGTCCGGCATCGTATATATCGGTGCGGAAGTGAAGGGTGGTGACATTCTGGTTGGTAAGGTAACGCCGAAGGGTGAAACCCAGCTGACGCCAGAAGAAAAACTGCTGCGAGCTATCTTCGGTGAGAAAGCCTCTGACGTGAAAGACTCGTCGCTACGTGTACCGAACTCTGTGTCGGGTACCATCATCGACGTTCAGGTCTTCACCCGTGATGGCGTAGAGAAAGACAAGCGTGCACTCGAAATTGAAGAGATGCAGCTGAAAGAAGCGAAGAAAGATATCACCGAAGAATTCCAGATTCTGGAAGGTGGTTTGCTGGCTCGTGTTCGTTCTCTGCTGCTGTCTGCCGGTTATGCTGAAGACAGACTGTCTGGCATGGATCGTGAGAAGCTGTTCTCTCAGACACTGGATGACGAATCTCTGCAAAACCAGCTGGAGCAGCTGGCTGAGCAGTACGATGAGCTGAAAGCTGAGTTCGATAAGAAGTTCGAAACCAAGCGCCGTAAGATCACTCAAGGTGATGATCTGGCCCCTGGCGTCCTGAAGATCGTGAAGGTCTATCTGGCCGTGAAGCGCCGCATTCAGCCGGGTGATAAGATGGCCGGTCGTCACGGTAACAAAGGTGTTATCTCGAAGATCTGTCCGGTAGAAGACATGCCTTACGATGAGAAAGGTCAGACTGTCGATATCGTACTGAACCCACTGGGTGTACCTTCGCGGATGAACATCGGTCAGATTCTGGAAACTCACCTGGGTCTGGCTGCGAAAGGTATCGGTGACAAGATCAATCAGATGCTGAAAGAACAGCAAGAACTGCATAAGTTCCGCGAGTTCCTGCAGAAGGTCTATGATCTGGGCGATACCCGTCAGAAGGTAGACATTGCGTCTATGTCTGATGATGAAGTTCGTACCCTGATTGAGAACTTGCGTGCTGGTCTGCCAATCGCGACCCCTGTTTTCGATGGTGCACCAGAGCCTTCAATCAAAGAGCTGCTGAAACTGGGTGATCTCCCAGAGTCTGGTCAGCTGAATCTGTTTGATGGCCGTACGGGTGAGCAGTTCGAGCGTCCTGTAACCGTGGGTTACATGTACATGCTGAAACTGAACCACCTGGTCGACGACAAGATGCACGCGCGTTCTACTGGTTCGTACAGTCTGGTTACTCAGCAGCCACTGGGTGGTAAAGCTCAGTTCGGTGGTCAGCGCTTCGGTGAGATGGAAGTGTGGGCACTGGAAGCTTATGGTGCCGCGTATACGCTGCAGGAAATGCTGACCGTGAAATCGGATGACGTGAATGGCCGGACGAAGATGTATAAAAACATCGTCGATGGCGATCACCGTATGGAACCAGGTATGCCGGAATCCTTCAACGTACTGTTGAAAGAGATCCGCTCGTTGGGTATCAACATCGAGCTGGAAGACGAGTAA
- the rpoC gene encoding DNA-directed RNA polymerase subunit beta' yields MKDLLKFLKAQHKTEEFDAIKIGLASPDMIRSWSFGEVKKPETINYRTFKPERDGLFCARIFGPVKDYECLCGKYKRLKHRGVICEKCGVEVTQTKVRRERMGHIELASPVAHIWFLKSLPSRIGLLMDMPLRDIERVLYFESYVVIEPGMTNLERSQLLSEEQYLDALEEWGDEFDARMGAEAVKALLANMDLNAEIELMREELEETNSETKRKKLTKRLKLVEAFVQSGNNPEWMILSVLPVLPPDLRPLVPLDGGRFATSDLNDLYRRVINRNNRLKRLLDLAAPDIIVRNEKRMLQESVDALLDNGRRGRAITGSNKRPLKSLADMIKGKQGRFRQNLLGKRVDYSGRSVITVGPYLRLHQCGLPKKMALELFKPFIYGKLETRGLATTIKAAKKMVEREEAVVWDILDEVIREHPVMLNRAPTLHRLGIQAFEPVLIEGKAIQLHPLVCAAYNADFDGDQMAVHVPLTLEAQLEARALMMSTNNILSPASGDPIIVPSQDVVLGLYYMTRDKINAKGEGMYLAGSAEAEKAYRTGNAELHARVKVRITEHVKNEQGELVKNTQLVDTTVGRAMLWQIVPKGLPYSLVNTEALGKKQISNLLNTCYRELGMKQTVIFADQIMYTGFAYAALSGVSVGIDDMVVPDAKYTKIAEAEAEVAEIQDQFQSGLVTAGERYNKVIDIWATANEQVAKAMMDNLSFDTVINRDGEEEQQKSFNSVYMMADSGARGSAAQIRQLAGMRGLMAKPDGSIIETPITANFREGLNVLQYFISTHGARKGLADTALKTANSGYLTRRLVDVAQDVVITADDCGTHAGINMMPLIEGGDVKEPLRDRVLGRVVAEDVLKPGTEEVLAPRNTLLDEKWCDILEENSVDQVKVRSVVTCENDFGACRNCYGRDLARGHLVNQGEAVGVVAAQSIGEPGTQLTMRTFHIGGAASRAAAENSIQVKNKGSVKLHNAKFVTNGDGKLVITSRAAEMTVVDEFGRTKESYKLPYGSMLSKGDNDAVDAGEVVANWDPHTMPIITEVAGHLQFVDLIDGVTVSRQTDELTGLSSIVILDGAERTGAGKDMRPMVKLVDDKGNDVMIPGTEMPAQYFLPGKAIVQLDDGASVGIGDTLARIPQESGGTKDITGGLPRVADLFEARKPKEPAILAEITGAVSFGKETKGKRRLIITPTDGQPYEEMIPKWRQLNVFEGEKVEKGDVIADGPEAPHDILRLRGVHAVAEYIVNEVQEVYRLQGVKINDKHIETIVRQMLRKVTITSHGDSEFLEGEQVEFSRVNIANRQLIADGKQPALFERDLLGITKASLATESFISAASFQETTRVLTEAAVAGKRDELRGLKENVIVGRLIPAGTGFSYHQERQRRRDADLAPVEPQVDAEQASQDLAALLNAGLNDED; encoded by the coding sequence GTGAAAGACTTACTTAAGTTTCTGAAAGCACAGCACAAGACCGAAGAATTTGACGCGATCAAAATCGGTCTTGCTTCACCTGACATGATTCGTTCATGGTCTTTCGGTGAAGTGAAAAAGCCAGAAACCATTAACTACCGTACCTTTAAGCCTGAGCGTGACGGTCTGTTCTGTGCACGTATCTTTGGCCCGGTCAAAGACTATGAATGTCTTTGTGGTAAATACAAGCGCCTGAAGCACCGTGGCGTGATCTGTGAAAAATGTGGTGTAGAAGTTACTCAGACCAAAGTACGTCGTGAGCGTATGGGTCACATTGAGCTGGCTTCTCCTGTAGCCCACATCTGGTTCCTGAAATCACTGCCATCCCGTATCGGTCTGTTGATGGACATGCCGCTGCGTGATATCGAGCGTGTGCTTTATTTTGAATCTTATGTGGTTATCGAACCAGGCATGACCAATCTTGAGCGGAGTCAGCTGCTGTCTGAAGAACAGTATCTGGACGCGCTGGAAGAGTGGGGCGATGAGTTCGACGCGCGCATGGGCGCCGAAGCAGTGAAAGCACTGCTGGCCAACATGGATCTGAATGCTGAAATCGAACTGATGCGTGAAGAGCTGGAAGAAACCAACTCTGAAACCAAGCGTAAGAAGCTGACCAAGCGTCTGAAACTGGTTGAAGCATTTGTTCAATCCGGTAACAACCCAGAGTGGATGATCCTGTCAGTACTGCCAGTACTGCCGCCGGATCTGCGCCCGCTGGTACCGCTGGATGGTGGTCGTTTCGCGACCTCTGATCTGAACGACCTTTACCGTCGTGTGATCAACCGGAACAACCGTCTGAAGCGTCTGCTGGATCTGGCTGCCCCAGACATCATCGTACGTAACGAAAAACGTATGCTGCAAGAGTCTGTGGATGCGCTGCTGGACAACGGCCGCCGTGGTCGCGCCATCACTGGTTCGAACAAGCGTCCGCTGAAATCTCTGGCTGACATGATCAAAGGTAAGCAGGGTCGTTTCCGTCAGAACCTGCTGGGTAAGCGTGTTGACTACTCAGGCCGTTCGGTCATTACCGTTGGTCCATACCTGCGTCTGCATCAGTGTGGTCTGCCGAAGAAAATGGCACTGGAGCTGTTCAAACCGTTCATCTACGGCAAGCTGGAAACCCGTGGTCTGGCGACCACCATCAAAGCTGCTAAGAAGATGGTTGAGCGTGAAGAAGCTGTCGTTTGGGATATCCTGGACGAAGTGATCCGCGAACACCCGGTGATGCTGAACCGTGCACCAACACTGCACCGTCTGGGTATTCAGGCGTTCGAACCTGTCCTGATCGAAGGTAAAGCAATTCAGCTGCACCCGCTGGTTTGTGCGGCTTATAACGCCGACTTCGATGGTGACCAGATGGCTGTTCACGTACCGCTGACGCTGGAAGCCCAGCTGGAAGCGCGTGCGCTGATGATGTCGACGAACAACATTCTGTCGCCAGCATCCGGTGATCCAATCATCGTACCGTCTCAGGACGTTGTACTGGGTCTGTACTACATGACCCGTGACAAGATCAACGCGAAAGGCGAAGGCATGTACCTGGCTGGCTCTGCTGAAGCAGAGAAAGCTTACCGCACCGGCAATGCTGAACTGCATGCTCGTGTGAAAGTGCGTATTACCGAGCACGTGAAAAACGAGCAAGGCGAGCTGGTGAAAAACACCCAGCTGGTGGATACCACTGTCGGTCGTGCAATGCTGTGGCAAATCGTGCCAAAAGGCCTGCCATACAGCTTGGTCAACACGGAAGCACTGGGTAAGAAGCAGATCTCAAACCTGCTGAACACCTGTTACCGTGAACTGGGTATGAAGCAAACCGTTATCTTTGCTGACCAGATCATGTACACAGGTTTTGCTTACGCAGCCCTGTCTGGTGTCTCTGTTGGTATCGACGATATGGTCGTGCCAGATGCGAAATACACCAAGATCGCTGAAGCAGAAGCTGAAGTTGCAGAAATTCAGGATCAGTTCCAGTCCGGTCTGGTGACCGCTGGCGAACGTTACAACAAAGTTATCGATATCTGGGCAACGGCGAACGAGCAAGTTGCGAAAGCGATGATGGATAACCTGTCTTTCGATACCGTGATTAACCGTGACGGTGAAGAAGAGCAGCAGAAGTCGTTCAACAGCGTTTACATGATGGCCGACTCTGGTGCGCGTGGTTCTGCGGCACAGATTCGTCAGCTGGCGGGTATGCGTGGTCTGATGGCGAAGCCAGATGGTTCGATCATCGAAACGCCAATCACCGCGAACTTCCGTGAAGGTCTGAACGTACTGCAGTACTTCATCTCGACGCACGGTGCGCGTAAAGGTCTGGCGGATACGGCACTGAAAACAGCGAACTCCGGTTACCTGACCCGTCGTCTGGTAGACGTTGCGCAGGACGTTGTGATCACAGCTGATGACTGTGGTACCCATGCGGGTATCAACATGATGCCACTGATCGAAGGTGGTGACGTGAAAGAGCCACTGCGCGATCGCGTACTGGGTCGAGTTGTTGCTGAAGACGTGCTGAAACCAGGTACGGAAGAAGTGCTGGCACCACGAAACACCCTGCTGGATGAGAAATGGTGTGACATCCTGGAAGAAAACTCTGTCGACCAGGTGAAAGTACGTTCTGTTGTAACCTGTGAAAACGACTTTGGTGCATGCCGTAACTGTTACGGTCGTGACCTGGCGCGTGGTCACCTGGTGAACCAGGGTGAAGCGGTCGGTGTTGTGGCTGCACAGTCAATCGGTGAACCAGGTACACAGCTGACGATGCGTACGTTCCACATCGGTGGTGCGGCATCGCGTGCTGCGGCAGAAAACAGCATTCAGGTGAAGAACAAAGGTTCTGTGAAGCTGCACAATGCGAAGTTCGTTACCAATGGTGACGGCAAGCTGGTGATCACTTCCCGTGCTGCTGAAATGACCGTTGTTGATGAGTTCGGCCGTACCAAGGAAAGCTATAAGCTGCCTTACGGTTCGATGCTGAGCAAAGGCGACAATGATGCAGTTGATGCTGGTGAAGTTGTGGCGAACTGGGACCCGCACACCATGCCAATCATCACCGAAGTAGCAGGTCACCTGCAGTTCGTTGACCTGATTGACGGTGTGACTGTCTCTCGTCAGACCGATGAGCTGACTGGCCTGTCTTCCATCGTGATCCTGGACGGTGCAGAGCGTACCGGTGCAGGTAAAGACATGCGTCCGATGGTGAAACTGGTGGATGACAAAGGCAACGATGTCATGATCCCAGGTACCGAGATGCCAGCACAGTACTTCCTGCCAGGTAAAGCGATCGTTCAGCTGGATGATGGTGCATCTGTTGGTATCGGTGACACACTGGCACGTATTCCTCAGGAATCTGGCGGTACGAAAGATATCACCGGTGGTCTGCCACGCGTTGCTGACTTGTTCGAAGCGCGTAAGCCGAAAGAGCCTGCAATCCTGGCTGAAATCACAGGTGCAGTATCCTTCGGTAAAGAGACCAAAGGTAAGCGTCGTCTGATCATCACCCCAACTGACGGCCAGCCATATGAGGAAATGATTCCGAAATGGCGTCAGCTGAACGTCTTCGAAGGCGAGAAAGTTGAGAAAGGTGATGTGATCGCCGATGGTCCAGAAGCGCCGCACGATATCCTGCGTCTGCGTGGTGTTCACGCCGTTGCTGAGTACATCGTGAACGAAGTTCAGGAAGTTTACCGTCTGCAGGGCGTGAAGATTAACGATAAGCACATCGAAACGATTGTTCGTCAGATGCTGCGTAAGGTAACCATTACTTCCCACGGCGACTCTGAGTTCCTGGAAGGCGAGCAGGTGGAATTCTCCCGCGTGAACATCGCGAACCGTCAGCTGATTGCCGATGGCAAACAGCCAGCACTGTTCGAGCGTGATCTGCTGGGTATCACCAAAGCGTCTCTGGCAACTGAGTCCTTCATCTCTGCGGCGTCGTTCCAGGAAACGACTCGCGTACTGACTGAAGCTGCTGTTGCTGGTAAGCGTGATGAGCTGCGTGGTCTGAAAGAGAACGTGATTGTAGGTCGTCTGATCCCTGCAGGTACGGGCTTCTCTTACCATCAGGAACGTCAGCGCCGTCGCGATGCGGATCTGGCACCAGTTGAGCCACAGGTTGATGCCGAGCAGGCGTCTCAGGATCTGGCGGCACTGCTGAATGCAGGTCTGAACGACGAAGACTAA
- the rsd gene encoding sigma D regulator, which translates to MVMLSKFEQVQKQWGGSNDVIDHWLMSRQQLLIDYCKLAGLPPFENKTRHLPTSAQLQLFSQQLVDYISEGHFKIYDQVMARWQATGYSPTTEISQLYHKITDTTDPLLNFADRYCEITDESEDWDDFDQNLSEMGEQMEWRFELEDELIELISESLAVPPGA; encoded by the coding sequence ATGGTCATGTTAAGTAAATTCGAACAAGTGCAAAAACAATGGGGTGGCAGTAATGATGTCATCGATCACTGGCTCATGTCGAGGCAGCAACTGTTGATCGATTACTGTAAATTGGCCGGACTGCCTCCATTCGAAAACAAAACACGACATCTGCCCACCTCTGCCCAACTGCAACTATTCAGCCAACAACTGGTTGATTACATCTCAGAAGGTCACTTTAAGATCTATGACCAGGTCATGGCAAGATGGCAGGCTACCGGATACTCCCCCACCACTGAAATCTCTCAGCTCTATCACAAAATCACAGATACCACAGATCCTTTACTGAATTTCGCTGATCGCTACTGCGAAATTACGGATGAGAGTGAAGACTGGGACGATTTCGATCAGAATTTGTCTGAAATGGGTGAACAGATGGAATGGCGATTTGAACTGGAAGATGAGCTGATTGAACTCATCAGCGAGAGTCTGGCAGTGCCACCGGGCGCTTAA
- the nudC gene encoding NAD(+) diphosphatase produces the protein MSKKQDPAYWCVIRDRRIYLEAGKLPLTPPAAFYLDHTRSRQIGDYQGIPVFWLEDPIELPDENFYSLRELLDVDPVLFALAGKAQQLSFMCESQAFCPSCGGEAQLADNALAMVCQDCRQHHYPRVSPCVIVAVRKGGQILLAQHPRHQNGMYTVIAGFVEPGETLEECVAREVAEETGITLTNIRYFDSQPWAFPSNLMMGFLADYHSGQIRLDYEELVDARWFDCDQLPPVAPPGTIAYRLIQATCDAVSQDAAFREQSRE, from the coding sequence ATGTCAAAAAAGCAAGACCCTGCTTACTGGTGTGTCATCCGTGATCGCCGGATCTATCTGGAAGCGGGTAAGTTACCGCTAACCCCACCTGCCGCTTTTTATCTTGATCACACGCGATCGCGTCAGATCGGAGACTATCAGGGGATTCCGGTCTTCTGGCTGGAAGATCCGATAGAACTGCCGGATGAAAATTTTTATTCCTTAAGGGAATTGCTCGACGTGGATCCGGTTTTGTTTGCCCTGGCAGGTAAAGCGCAGCAGCTTTCCTTTATGTGTGAGTCACAGGCGTTTTGTCCGAGCTGCGGCGGGGAGGCGCAATTGGCAGATAACGCATTGGCGATGGTGTGTCAGGATTGCAGGCAGCATCATTATCCGCGTGTCTCGCCCTGCGTTATTGTGGCTGTGCGAAAAGGTGGGCAGATCTTGCTGGCGCAGCATCCGCGTCATCAAAATGGTATGTACACGGTGATTGCCGGATTTGTCGAGCCGGGTGAAACGCTGGAGGAATGTGTGGCCCGTGAGGTGGCAGAAGAAACCGGGATCACGCTGACCAATATTCGTTATTTCGATAGCCAGCCCTGGGCATTTCCGTCGAACCTGATGATGGGGTTTCTGGCCGATTATCACAGCGGGCAAATCAGACTTGACTATGAAGAGCTGGTGGATGCCCGCTGGTTTGATTGTGATCAGCTCCCGCCAGTCGCACCGCCGGGCACCATTGCTTATCGTCTGATTCAGGCGACCTGTGATGCCGTTAGTCAGGACGCGGCATTTCGGGAACAAAGCCGTGAGTGA
- the hemE gene encoding uroporphyrinogen decarboxylase produces the protein MTELKNDRYLRALLKQPVDCTPVWMMRQAGRYLPEYRATRSQAGDFMSLCKNAELASEVTLQPLRRFPLDAAILFSDILTIPDAMGLGLYFEAGEGPKFERPITCKADVDKIGIPDPEGELQYVMNAVRQIRKDLKGEVPLIGFSGSPWTLATYMVEGGSTKAFTKIKKMMYAEPAVLHALLDKLADSVIAYLNAQIKAGAQSVMVFDTWGGVLTPRDYKLFSLQYMHKIVDGLIRENEGRRVPVTLFTKNGGMWLEAIADTGCDAVGLDWTIDIADAKRRVGDRVALQGNMDPSMLYAAPERIREEVAGILSGFGEGTGHVFNLGHGIHLDVPPENAGVFVEAVHELSAPYHK, from the coding sequence ATGACAGAATTGAAAAACGATCGCTATCTGCGTGCTTTGCTCAAACAACCGGTTGACTGTACTCCAGTATGGATGATGCGTCAGGCGGGCCGTTACCTTCCGGAATACCGTGCCACCCGCAGCCAGGCTGGCGATTTTATGTCGCTGTGTAAGAATGCTGAGCTGGCAAGTGAAGTCACATTGCAGCCATTGCGTCGTTTTCCGTTGGATGCGGCGATTCTGTTCTCAGACATTCTAACGATTCCGGATGCCATGGGGCTTGGGCTGTATTTTGAGGCCGGTGAAGGTCCGAAATTTGAGCGTCCGATCACCTGTAAGGCTGATGTCGACAAAATCGGAATCCCTGATCCTGAAGGTGAACTGCAGTACGTGATGAATGCGGTTCGTCAGATTCGCAAAGATTTGAAAGGCGAAGTGCCGCTGATTGGTTTCTCAGGCAGCCCGTGGACACTGGCGACCTACATGGTGGAAGGTGGCAGTACCAAGGCATTCACCAAGATCAAGAAAATGATGTATGCAGAACCTGCTGTGCTGCACGCTCTGCTGGATAAACTGGCAGACAGCGTGATCGCGTATCTGAATGCGCAGATCAAAGCGGGTGCTCAGTCCGTGATGGTGTTTGACACCTGGGGTGGCGTTCTCACGCCACGGGATTACAAGCTGTTCTCCCTGCAGTACATGCACAAGATCGTTGATGGCCTGATCCGTGAAAACGAGGGCCGCCGTGTACCGGTCACCCTGTTTACCAAAAATGGCGGCATGTGGCTGGAAGCGATTGCGGATACGGGGTGTGATGCAGTTGGTCTGGACTGGACCATCGATATTGCTGATGCGAAACGCCGTGTTGGCGACCGGGTTGCGTTGCAGGGCAATATGGATCCGTCGATGCTGTACGCAGCCCCCGAGCGAATTCGTGAAGAAGTGGCTGGGATCCTGTCAGGCTTTGGGGAAGGCACTGGTCACGTGTTCAATCTTGGCCATGGTATTCATCTGGATGTGCCGCCAGAAAACGCCGGTGTGTTTGTGGAGGCCGTTCACGAGCTGTCTGCGCCTTATCACAAGTAA